In the Nicotiana tabacum cultivar K326 chromosome 16, ASM71507v2, whole genome shotgun sequence genome, one interval contains:
- the LOC107772144 gene encoding phosphatidate phosphatase PAH2 isoform X2, whose translation MNTVGRIGSYIGRGVRSVSGTLNPFGGAVDIIVVKQPDGSLKSSPWYVRFGKFQEVLKAKEKVVNVSVNGVEAGFCMNLDNRGQAYFLRELDMVDGDSLTTRTSEQLAALNLKEGKNVVVFTCAKRQVDACIYLWRWDTNIVVSDVDGTITRSDVLGQFMPLVGVDWSQSGVAHLFSAIKENGYQLLFQSARAISQAYLTRQFLFNLMQDGKGLPEGPVLTSPDGLFRSLFREVVTRSPHEFKITCLQDVKALFPSDRNPFYAGFGNRDTDKLSYLKVGIPEGKIFTIDPKGQILMNHHIDTKSYTYIHGCVDDMFPPLSSREQEDFNSWNYWKLPSPIRD comes from the exons ATGAATACTGTAGGGAGGATAGGTAGCTATATAGGTCGAGGCGTCCGTAGTGTTTCTGGGACTTTAAATCCATTTGGTGGTGCTGTGGATATCATAGTGGTGAAGCAACCAGATGGGAGTTTGAAATCCTCTCCTTGGTATGTTCGATTCGGGAAGTTTCAGGAGGTTTTGAAGGCAAAAGAAAAGGTGGTTAATGTAAGTGTAAATGGCGTGGAAGCGGGTTTCTGTATGAATTTAGATAATAGAGGGCAAGCATACTTTCTAAGGGAGCTGGACATGGTAGATGGAGATTCTTTAACTACTCGAACATCTGAACAGCTGGCAGCTTTGAATCTGAAGGAGGGAAAGAATGTAGTTGTATTCACATGCGCGAAACGGCAG GTTGATGCGTGTATATATTTGTGGAGATGGGACACAAATATTGTAGTCTCTGATGTTGATGGAACAATTACTAG ATCAGATGTTCTAGGGCAGTTCATGCCTTTGGTGGGAGTGGATTGGTCACAGTCAGGCGTTGCACATCTCTTTTCGGCTATCAag GAGAACGGCTATCAATTGCTTTTCCAAAGTGCACGTGCTATTTCACAGGCCTATCTCACTAGACAATTCTTGTTTAATCTTATGCAG GATGGAAAGGGATTACCTGAAGGACCTGTTCTTACATCGCCTGATGGACTTTTTCGTTCTTTATTTCGAGAAG TGGTTACAAGATCTCCCCATGAATTCAAAATTACTTGCTTACAG GATGTCAAGGCATTGTTCCCCTCTGATAGAAATCCCTTTTATGCTGGTTTTGGAAACAGAGACACCGACAAGCTCAGCTACCTCAAGGTTGGAATACCTGAAGGAAAAATCTTCACCATCGATCCAAAG GGTCAAATTCTTATGAACCACCACATAGATACAAAATCATACACCTACATACATGGTTGCGTCGATGACATGTTTCCACCCTTGTCCTCACGTGAGCAG GAGGATTTTAATTCATGGAATTATTGGAAGCTTCCGTCTCCTATCCGAGATTAA
- the LOC107772144 gene encoding phosphatidate phosphatase PAH2 isoform X1: MNTVGRIGSYIGRGVRSVSGTLNPFGGAVDIIVVKQPDGSLKSSPWYVRFGKFQEVLKAKEKVVNVSVNGVEAGFCMNLDNRGQAYFLRELDMVDGDSLTTRTSEQLAALNLKEGKNVVVFTCAKRQVDACIYLWRWDTNIVVSDVDGTITRSDVLGQFMPLVGVDWSQSGVAHLFSAIKENGYQLLFQSARAISQAYLTRQFLFNLMQDGKGLPEGPVLTSPDGLFRSLFREVVTRSPHEFKITCLQDVKALFPSDRNPFYAGFGNRDTDKLSYLKVGIPEGKIFTIDPKGQILMNHHIDTKSYTYIHGCVDDMFPPLSSREQICYGQSVTITKRRYFRR, from the exons ATGAATACTGTAGGGAGGATAGGTAGCTATATAGGTCGAGGCGTCCGTAGTGTTTCTGGGACTTTAAATCCATTTGGTGGTGCTGTGGATATCATAGTGGTGAAGCAACCAGATGGGAGTTTGAAATCCTCTCCTTGGTATGTTCGATTCGGGAAGTTTCAGGAGGTTTTGAAGGCAAAAGAAAAGGTGGTTAATGTAAGTGTAAATGGCGTGGAAGCGGGTTTCTGTATGAATTTAGATAATAGAGGGCAAGCATACTTTCTAAGGGAGCTGGACATGGTAGATGGAGATTCTTTAACTACTCGAACATCTGAACAGCTGGCAGCTTTGAATCTGAAGGAGGGAAAGAATGTAGTTGTATTCACATGCGCGAAACGGCAG GTTGATGCGTGTATATATTTGTGGAGATGGGACACAAATATTGTAGTCTCTGATGTTGATGGAACAATTACTAG ATCAGATGTTCTAGGGCAGTTCATGCCTTTGGTGGGAGTGGATTGGTCACAGTCAGGCGTTGCACATCTCTTTTCGGCTATCAag GAGAACGGCTATCAATTGCTTTTCCAAAGTGCACGTGCTATTTCACAGGCCTATCTCACTAGACAATTCTTGTTTAATCTTATGCAG GATGGAAAGGGATTACCTGAAGGACCTGTTCTTACATCGCCTGATGGACTTTTTCGTTCTTTATTTCGAGAAG TGGTTACAAGATCTCCCCATGAATTCAAAATTACTTGCTTACAG GATGTCAAGGCATTGTTCCCCTCTGATAGAAATCCCTTTTATGCTGGTTTTGGAAACAGAGACACCGACAAGCTCAGCTACCTCAAGGTTGGAATACCTGAAGGAAAAATCTTCACCATCGATCCAAAG GGTCAAATTCTTATGAACCACCACATAGATACAAAATCATACACCTACATACATGGTTGCGTCGATGACATGTTTCCACCCTTGTCCTCACGTGAGCAG ATTTGTTATGGACAAAGTGTTACTATTACTAAGAGGAGGTATTTTCGCCGTTGA
- the LOC107772145 gene encoding phosphatidate phosphatase PAH2 codes for MNTMGRIGSYIGRGVSSVSGTFHPFGGAVDIIVVEQPDGSFKSSPWYVRFGKFQGVLKAKEKVVHITVNGVEAGFHMYLDNRGQAFFLKELDIEDGGDSLFSSSSSGEDTDGQTSSKRSTKSKTSNYDAVDSISITQINVSGEDVLVRANSRRPGILGRVFGRKSMKNDRPLEEDTNASVIRADSLERAEMAADLLEMKWSTNLTPKRYSRDYATRISVEDTSKGVKDEDLQINDTKSDSFPSHDNMLDNLDFREPACGKDDGNQLKFQALEKSVKKASKHVLFSASENATRVSTVVQGGEHYSREESLKSSNDGGDLGIVNADHDAKGITFISEVANPSSQVVNSAELEKHDSFATNHLSEEENETAAVQSFSYCETEENSTAVLNVSIEQVTQNLCASRDLEASMDPQTLLSVNDLMNSQPEEDLLVEKDPSNVQGFEKNDNCFKDSTNKICANSTTHFLVCENGSLNSSAAEADFGWILPISSSEALGDPHESSGSLVPLTVPSSESLEEEQLLFGDIDDCGDTVARYAESISSDNKEKDYLVPKNESGPALEKSIQCDSLFVADGRKLKTVSSNIDIPVVVQNNEVMRMSRSLPNMWSHDNDMPSNHEDLNSSIVLQTTEVAEVAEEVQNFSATPEIERDARSNNLSSRSWRSWSFPFKRSKSQKSSGSSADEDVNSDAKSISNNTGGDREKDVPRPRISKKKIMLTTPTSEQLATLNLKEGKNIIVFTFSTAMLGTQQVDAHIYLWRWDSKIVISDVDGTITRSDVLGQFMPLVGMDWSQTGVAHLFSAIKENGYHLLFLSARAISQAYLTRQFLFKLMQNGKGLPEGPVLTSPDGIFPSLFREVVRRVPHEFKIACLEDVKALFPPDRNPFPFYAGFGNRHTDEISYLKVGIPKGKIFTINPKGQIVVNHHIDTKSYTSLHCLVNGMFPAMSSCEQEDFNSWNFWRLPPID; via the exons atgaaTACTATGGGGAGGATAGGTAGCTACATTGGGAGAGGAGTAAGTAGTGTTTCTGGGACTTTCCATCCATTTGGTGGTGCTGTAGATATCATAGTGGTGGAGCAACCGGATGGGAGCTTTAAATCCTCTCCTTGGTATGTTCGATTTGGGAAGTTTCAGGGGGTTCTGAAGGCGAAAGAAAAGGTGGTTCATATAACTGTCAATGGCGTTGAAGCGGGATTTCATATGTATTTGGATAATAGAGGACAAGCTTTCTTTCTAAAGGAGCTGGATATAGAAGATGGAGGAgactctttattttcttcttcatcctcggGCGAGGATACTGATGGGCAAACGAGTAGTAAGCGGTCAACAAAATCAAAGACTAGCAACTATGATGCTGTTGACTCTATTTCAATTACTCAGATTAATGTGAGCGGTGAGGATGTCTTGGTGAGGGCTAATTCCCGAAGACCTGGGATTTTAGGCAGGGTTTTTGGGAGGAAGTCAATGAAGAATGACAGGCCTCTCGAGGAAGACACTAATGCTAGTGTTATCAGGGCAGACTCGTTGGAGCGTGCTGAAATGGCAGCTGATCTGTTAGAAATGAAGTGGTCTACTAATCTTACCCCCAAGAGATACAGTAGAGATTACGCCACACGAATTTCTGTCGAAGATACATCAAAGGGTGTTAAAGATGAGGACTTGCAAATTAATGACACAAAAAGTGATAGTTTTCCATCACATGATAACATGTTAGACAATCTTGATTTCCGTGAGCCTGCTTGTGGGAAGGATGATGGTAATCAACTGAAATTTCAGGCTCTGGAGAAGTCTGTCAAGAAAGCTAGTAAACATGTGTTATTTTCAGCTTCTGAGAATGCTACAAGAGTGTCAACTGTTGTCCAAGGTGGCGAACATTATAGCCGTGAAGAAAGCTTAAAGAGTTCTAATGACGGTGGTGACCTAGGCATAGTTAATGCTGATCATGATGCCAAGGGTATTACATTTATATCTGAGGTTGCAAATCCCAGTTCACAAGTTGTGAACTCCGCTGAGCTTGAGAAACACGATTCTTTTGCAACTAACCATCTTTCAGAGGAGGAAAATGAAACTGCTGCGGTCCAATCTTTTTCCTATTGTGAAACTGAAGAGAACTCAACAGCAGTGCTAAATGTTTCAATTGAACAAGTTACTCAAAACTTGTGTGCTTCTCGTGATCTAGAAGCTTCTATGGATCCCCAAACACTTCTTAGTGTGAATGATTTAATGAACTCTCAACCAGAAGAGGATTTACTAGTTGAAAAGGATCCTTCAAATGTTCAAGGATTTGAAAAAAATGATAACTGTTTCAAGGATTCAACCAACAAAATCTGTGCAAACTCAACCACTCATTTTTTGGTCTGTGAGAACGGCTCATTGAATAGCTCTGCTGCGGAAGCAGATTTTGGGTGGATTTTGCCTATCTCTTCTTCAGAGGCTCTAGGTGATCCTCATGAATCCAGCGGCAGTTTGGTCCCACTTACTGTTCCTTCATCAGAAAGCTTGGAGGAAGAGCAGCTTCTCTTTGGTGACATTGATGACTGTGGTGACACGGTTGCCAGATATGCAGAGTCCATTTCGTCAGATAATAAGGAAAAAGACTATCTAGTCCCAAAGAATGAGTCTGGTCCTGCTCTAGAAAAGTCTATCCAATGTGATTCACTATTTGTTGCAGATGGAAGAAAACTCAAAACTGTATCAAGCAACATTGACATCCCTGTAGTAGTTCAGAATAACGAAGTAATGCGGATGAGCAGATCTCTACCCAATATGTGGTCTCATGATAATGATATGCCTTCTAACCACGAGGACCTAAACTCATCAATTGTACTACAGACAACAGAAGTTGCTGAGGTTGCAGAGGAGGTGCAAAATTTTTCAGCCACTCCAGAAATTG AAAGAGATGCCAGATCCAATAATTTATCGAGTAGGAGCTGGAGATCGTGGTCTTTTCCTTTTAAGAGATCAAAAAGCCAGAAAAGTTCTGGCTCGTCCGCTGATGAAGATGTAAATTCTGATGCTAAAAGTATTTCAAATAACACAGGTGGTGACAGAGAAAAAGATGTGCCCAGGCCAAGGATTTCTAAGAAGAAAATAATGTTAACCACTCCAACATCTGAACAGCTGGCCACTTTGAATCTGAAGGAAGGGAAGAATATAATTGTATTCACGTTTTCGACTGCAATGCTGGGAACACAGCAG GTTGATGCACATATATATTTGTGGAGATGGGACTCAAAGATTGTAATATCTGATGTTGATGGAACAATTACTAG ATCTGATGTTCTAGGTCAGTTCATGCCTTTGGTTGGGATGGACTGGTCACAGACAGGCGTTGCACATCTTTTTTCGGCTATCAAG GAGAATGGATATCATTTGCTTTTCCTAAGTGCACGTGCTATTTCACAGGCCTATCTCACTAGACAATTCCTGTTTAAGCTTATGCAG AATGGAAAGGGATTACCGGAAGGACCAGTTCTTACATCTCCTGATGGAATTTTCCCTTCTCTATTTCGAGAAG TGGTTAGAAGAGTTCCTCATGAATTCAAAATCGCTTGCTTAGAG GATGTAAAAGCATTGTTCCCTCCTGATAGGAATCCCTTTCCCTTCTATGCTGGTTTTGGAAACAGACACACGGATGAGATCAGCTACCTCAAGGTTGGAATACCTAAAGGGAAAATCTTTACCATCAATCCAAAG GGTCAAATTGTTGTAAATCACCACATAGATACTAAATCATATACCTCTCTTCATTGTCTTGTCAATGGCATGTTTCCAGCTATGTCCTCATGTGAGCAG GAGGATTTTAATTCTTGGAATTTCTGGAGACTTCCACCTATTGATTGA